From a single Micromonospora pallida genomic region:
- the rpmG gene encoding 50S ribosomal protein L33, giving the protein MAKATDVRPKITLACVECKERNYITRKNRRNDPDRIELKKFCPRDGKHTVHRETR; this is encoded by the coding sequence GTGGCGAAGGCGACCGATGTTCGGCCGAAGATCACTTTGGCGTGTGTGGAGTGCAAGGAGCGCAACTACATCACGCGCAAGAACCGCCGGAACGACCCGGACCGCATCGAGCTGAAGAAGTTCTGCCCCCGGGACGGCAAGCACACCGTCCACCGCGAGACCCGCTGA
- a CDS encoding FAS1-like dehydratase domain-containing protein, whose product MSLDPSFVGRSYPPTAPYQVGREKIREFATAIGAADAAYHDPEAARALGHPDVVAPPTFPVSITMASSRQVVDDPDLAVDYSRVVHGDQRFAYTRPVVAGDELVCVNHVEAIDNRGGHGFLTIRTEVSTVAGEPVVTAWSKLVVRGED is encoded by the coding sequence ATGTCACTGGACCCGTCCTTTGTCGGCCGGAGCTACCCGCCGACCGCCCCCTACCAGGTGGGCCGAGAGAAGATCCGTGAGTTCGCCACGGCCATCGGCGCGGCCGACGCCGCGTACCACGACCCGGAGGCCGCCCGGGCCCTCGGCCACCCCGACGTGGTCGCCCCGCCGACCTTCCCTGTGTCGATCACCATGGCGTCGAGCCGCCAGGTCGTCGACGACCCCGACCTCGCGGTCGACTACAGCCGGGTGGTCCACGGCGACCAGCGGTTCGCCTACACCCGCCCGGTGGTCGCCGGGGACGAGCTGGTCTGCGTCAACCACGTCGAGGCGATCGACAACCGGGGCGGGCACGGCTTCCTGACCATCCGGACCGAGGTCTCCACGGTGGCCGGCGAGCCCGTGGTGACCGCCTGGTCGAAGCTCGTCGTACGCGGGGAGGACTGA
- a CDS encoding MaoC family dehydratase gives MDAATTTTDAWQGGLELPAKTYRITRAHLVRYAGASGDFNPIHWSDRFATGVGLPGVIAHGMFTMALVGRAVTEWAGAPDAVLDYNVRFTRPVVVPDDDEGVEIEVTAKVREVTEDGLTRLDLTATCGGEKVLAQARAVLRTPR, from the coding sequence ATGGACGCGGCAACCACGACGACCGACGCGTGGCAGGGTGGGCTCGAGCTGCCCGCCAAGACGTACCGGATCACGCGGGCCCACCTGGTCCGCTACGCGGGCGCCTCCGGTGACTTCAACCCCATCCACTGGAGCGACCGGTTCGCCACCGGGGTGGGCCTGCCCGGGGTGATCGCCCACGGGATGTTCACCATGGCGCTGGTCGGCCGGGCGGTGACCGAGTGGGCCGGCGCGCCGGACGCGGTGCTCGACTACAACGTCCGCTTCACCCGTCCGGTGGTCGTACCGGACGACGACGAGGGGGTCGAGATCGAGGTCACCGCGAAGGTGCGGGAGGTCACCGAGGACGGGCTGACCCGGCTCGACCTGACCGCCACCTGCGGCGGCGAGAAGGTCCTCGCCCAGGCCCGGGCAGTCCTCCGGACACCTCGCTGA
- the secE gene encoding preprotein translocase subunit SecE, which translates to MADNKRRGEDAGDDRLDDETVESVADDDATDSDATDADEPVSRGGTATRSRTKAESADSKPKTKSDDKVGLFGRFARFIREVVAELRKVIWPTRKELLTYTAVVVVFVTVVTALVVGLDFVFAKGALVVFGGSS; encoded by the coding sequence GTGGCCGACAACAAGCGGCGCGGCGAGGACGCCGGCGACGACCGTCTCGACGACGAGACCGTCGAGAGCGTGGCCGACGACGACGCCACCGACAGCGACGCCACGGACGCGGACGAGCCGGTTTCCCGGGGCGGTACCGCGACCCGGTCGCGGACCAAGGCCGAGTCCGCCGACAGCAAGCCGAAGACCAAGTCGGACGACAAGGTCGGATTGTTCGGGCGCTTCGCGCGGTTCATCCGCGAGGTCGTGGCCGAACTGCGTAAGGTCATCTGGCCGACCCGCAAGGAGCTGCTGACCTACACCGCGGTGGTGGTCGTGTTCGTGACGGTGGTCACCGCGCTCGTCGTCGGACTCGACTTCGTGTTCGCCAAGGGTGCGCTGGTGGTCTTCGGCGGATCCAGCTGA
- the nusG gene encoding transcription termination/antitermination protein NusG, producing MPEYDETAGPADEQSSVVTAAGDESVEAASEPEFALTEPAPEEEFDPVAELRQKLRYAPGDWYVVHSYAGYENKVKTNLETRITSLDMEDYIYQVEVPTREEVEVKNGKRLQVQNKVFPGYILVRMELTPESYSCVRNTPGVTGFVGATDRADRPAPLSLDEVLKWLAPAVETEQKKAKPEVKVLDFEVGDSVTVTDGAFASLPATISEINADQQKLKVLVSIFGRETPVELNFNQVAKI from the coding sequence GTGCCTGAGTACGACGAGACCGCCGGACCCGCCGACGAGCAGTCCTCGGTGGTGACGGCGGCGGGTGACGAGTCGGTCGAGGCCGCCAGCGAGCCGGAGTTCGCGTTGACCGAGCCGGCCCCGGAAGAGGAGTTCGACCCGGTCGCCGAGCTGCGTCAGAAGCTGCGCTACGCGCCGGGTGACTGGTACGTGGTGCACTCCTACGCGGGCTACGAGAACAAGGTCAAGACCAACCTCGAGACCCGGATCACGTCCCTCGACATGGAGGACTACATCTACCAGGTCGAGGTGCCGACCCGGGAAGAGGTCGAGGTCAAGAACGGGAAGCGCCTCCAGGTCCAGAACAAGGTCTTCCCGGGCTACATCCTGGTCCGGATGGAGCTGACCCCGGAGTCGTACTCCTGCGTCCGCAACACGCCGGGTGTCACCGGCTTCGTGGGGGCGACCGACCGGGCTGACCGCCCGGCCCCGCTCTCCCTCGACGAGGTGCTGAAGTGGCTGGCCCCGGCGGTGGAGACCGAGCAGAAGAAGGCGAAGCCCGAGGTCAAGGTCCTCGACTTCGAGGTCGGTGACTCGGTCACCGTCACCGACGGCGCGTTCGCCTCGCTGCCGGCCACGATCAGCGAGATCAACGCCGACCAGCAGAAGCTCAAGGTGCTGGTGTCGATCTTCGGCCGGGAGACTCCGGTGGAGCTGAACTTCAACCAGGTCGCCAAGATCTGA